The Gossypium hirsutum isolate 1008001.06 chromosome D02, Gossypium_hirsutum_v2.1, whole genome shotgun sequence region GAATCTGAAAACCAAAAACCCTGACAAATACCCAATAAGAATATTAGTAAAAAGAAGCATATATCTAAAACTAAAAACAGAGATACAAAGTTTAAGTATATATTCATACCTGATATCAATCTCCGATGAAGTAGGACCAACCATTTTTCACTCTCCTCAAAACCCTCCTACTTTCCCTTTTGCTTTGCTTCGAgcgaaaaataaatatatcttcAACAAAAAAACAGAGATGAGCAGGCAAAGAAAAAGGATTcataaagaagaaaacaaaaaatcatAAAACCCACTGAAATATAAGTAATAAAGAATAGATCTGaaactaaaacaaaatgaaaagacaGACAAAGTAGAAGTGATGATTCATACCTGAAATCAGTCACCGATGAAGTAGGCCCACGAACAGTTGCTACATAAGTttggctaaaaaaataaaaaggattattGTAAAATCTTTACCAGAAGTGATAGCTTTAAAGCTTTCGGCCAATGGAAGCAAAATTCAAagctaaataaattttttttcagtGCAACAGTGAGTACCGATATTTCTTTGTtacgaaagaaataaaataataaggatTTTTCATTAAGGCAGCAATAAACAGCAAACATCACATACATCAACTTCAAAACATCATACCAGACAACCCCCTAGCTGCTAATCCACACACCCTCGACAGCTTCAATACAGTTACATTCAATatctttacctgattcaaaccACCTAATCAAGCTTTATTACATACAATATCTCTACCTGATTCAGCTCACCTAATCAAGCTTTATACATTAGGTCTAATTTTAGTTGTGCATCTGCAGACATATTTCTGATTTTGCTAATGCCAACaacattttcatttgttcaatttgGAATTGATGTTCCAAAGTTTCAGCTAGCATTCCTGAAAGCTACTTAAACTCTAATCTATCAATGAGTGGCCTTCACCAGTTTTCATCatcaaaattatctaaaattttaaacGTGGTCCACTTAACTTCTCTTGGAAGTGCTAACCTCTTTCCATTAACAATTATGAAGCCAATTGCATTCTTTCTAACTCTTACTTGAACATGAAAAATCCTGCTATCTTCTTTTTTTGTTAAGACAACTTTCACTAATAACTGACAACACTCACAAAAGCAAACAAAGGACAAAGACATTTCAGAACCAATATGTAGAATTAAAACATCAGTAGCACAAGTCAACCAAAACTCGAACACCAAGTAAGAACAGACAGCGCCAGGACACGGAAATACCAATGATCGCACAGATAACTCAATAAAACAGAACAAATATCACCATAAAGCCAAGAAAATACTTCCCTTCAAATGCCAGCCTTACCTAATACATTTGCTATCTCATTTCCCTGAAAAAATTTGACCAGCTGACTGATCCAATTAATGAACCCAATAATTTCAAGGCATATGGCCACTTCCACGTTCATTCCTTAGAATCCATCCTCTTAAATACAATCAGCATCCCTCAAAATTCCAACAAATTCTCATCTATTACCCTTAGCAAGACCGCTagtgaaaataaattaaacaaaaataaaaaacacagcCCTTTATATAGACAGCTCTTAAGACAAACAAAAGAACCTCTACTCTCTCATTCTAACTTAGAATGTGGCACCCCACAAGTCTCCATACATTACTTTAGGCCAATAGCGGGCTACTTGTCAAAATGCACAAGGACGACGTATCTTCTCCAACTTATAAGGGCAGGAGGTGTTTgcatttctatccattttaagATAAAAGTGGAAAAGGTCAAAAGTAGTGCCTTTTGAATTGTTAAAAGCCAGACCAAGTTCCAGGTCACGACCAGAATTTGGTCAAGGGAAATTTGTTTtaagaaacaaatagaaaaaatatatataaaataagcaTCACCTGTTGCAAGAATCAAGCCATAGttcaagaaggaaaaaaaaggccTGATTTCTAAAAGATCTTTCCAGCGTACAAATAAGCAGTGACAGAATCCGCAGAATTTAAAATcagaagtaaaaagaaaaaaatcagcaCCTTATCATCTTCATACACCACGGTAGCTGGGATTTCCTTGTTGATGATTTTgtcaaatctgaaaaaaaaaaaacaagtaaatGAGAAGGAATGATCCCGGTAATTCACATCGAAGTGAAAAGGGAAGGAACATTTACTGTCGagaattattctaaaaaaaagatttctttttttttttctaaaagaagaAATTGGCACCAATGGACACCATTTAGATCTAATAACACAAGCAATACAATCAAACATTACAAGCTTCTCAACCAACTATCATCCTTACAACAATTCATATCATTCTATTTAATTTATGGTCATATCATTTCTTAGCAACTCAAACCACGTCCACAACATCGCAAATATTCCAATTGCATATTTAGCCAACCTACATTTATAACATTCAAGCAACTTAAATTGCATCACTACAATGACTTATTTTACATCAAGAATTCAACTTATGTTTGTGATCATTTGGACAGTGTAAACAAATATTCGGACAGCTTACAATGACAACATAACTTGTTGTAAAATAACATCAAGTGCAATTTTGTTTTCTAACTTATTTTCACCTGCAactaattttaaactcatttgTACACCacaatttgcagcacttaaacacttcaatttacatcATTTGAGCACCTCAATTTACAGcaattaaacacttcaatttacagcatttaaacacctCAACTTACAACACTTTAACATCCCAATTAACAAcgtttatacacctcaattacagcgataaacatctcaatttccaacaactaaacaattcaatttgcagtacttaaaacacttcaatttacaacatttaaaacacttcaatttgcagcacgtTAACACTTCAATTCACAGCATTTAAATTcttcaatttgcaacacttgAATAGGGCTTTAAAAGTACAAAAAGAGCAGCAACAGCATCTACTTTGCTTGAGCAACAGGAAATTTTTGCACTAATTGTACAACAACTAAATCTGAAATAAACGAGTTTAACCAGTGCAAAAAGCATCGAAATAATAAAGGAGTTTAAAGAAAACTCACCATTAGCAACACTCAATTtgtatttctaaaaaaaatgtcATTCAGCAAATAAAACTCAATTTATTCATTAACAGCACATCATCAATATCAATCCCAGAGTTATACATTTTAACCACGGCACCCAAGCATTGTAAATTACAGCTATAACTCCACTCAATTTATTGTTTTAAGATACCACAATTTCATTATTAAGGCCGTTTAAATTACAACAATTAATCCACTTCAGAAAATGTTTTAAGACAACATGAATACTTACAGCATGAATACTTGCATTTTAATCACGATACAGCAGTAGGACATCTTAATTATAACCATGACATCTTCTAATTGCAGCTTAAGACCTTAATATTTAATCAATTCCAGCCGCAGGTTATCTTAATTTCGTTACAATAGGTCATATTCGGACAGCATGCATGGAGTTTGCATGCCACATAGTTCACTCAACAACTAACAATCATCAAGACTTTTCCCTCAATTTTCATCACACTTACCAGCATCAGAGTACAACCAATGATTCAAGAAATAACTTAAACTCACACCATAACCAAACAGCAggattttttctttatttacaacTATTTCTTCAAATTTCCAACATGATTTATTTGCTCCTAACCGAAAATCAACAGCAGCTAATTGACAGTTTAATCATAAAATTCAGACGACTTAATTGAAGGCACCAACTAGTTAATTCGGCTTGACAATTACCTAAACGAGTAAGTGTGTGAGTAACTTTCAAGGGAAACTTACCGAATTCTTCCCCAAATTTATGTTAAGAGCACAAACTTTCTCCTCGCCTTTACCAATTTGACCGTCTCCCACCTCTCAAGCTTCTTaatatgaagaaacaactatTTAATATGCCAAATCCATGGCCTCTCCCTCCATGCAAGTGACCTCCCTTTTTGTTTCATCCATTCGGAccagcaaaagaaaagaaaagtacagacaaagaaaaatatattatagaagaaaacatgaagttttccccttcctttcaCCACCGATTTCCCTTCTCACGGTCAAGgaaaagaaattttaaagaatttccTTCTCCCATTTTCTCCCCTTGAGTTTCGGCGTTTTTGGagaagatggagagaaaaaggaaaaaatatatatattaaagacaTATTTAAGTCATAAACGGCGACTATAGACGTAACTATTTATATAATGGTTTATTTCTTAGATAAATCCCTTAGTTatattttagcttttaatttaataacaatcacacttttactacctaggcgatttagtccctgtacttaaaTTGTGCATTAAATAAACGAAATTATCTAACCGAAATTCAATTCACCTACAAcctaactccgtaaatatttaataataatatttacgacaTCAATTtacaaaaaccaagtatcaaaactgAATTTTCCGTAAATGTAAATTGAAACTAAACTACAAAGTAATCATCATACTATTCATATCGAGCTTATTCCAGTCCTCTCTGTTGAAGGAgtgaaaaatcataaaacattcCTTCTTTCGCGAACCAACACAgaagaatcaaagaaaaaaaaaacaaccatccTTGGATCTTTCTATTATCAATTAGACAAACAGAAACCATATAATGGAATAAAATATGCATCATAAATGAGTCTTACGCAAGGTTCCACAAAACCGAGATAATTTTGAGACTATGACGCATGACAGCAACAAAATGTCGATCGAAGAATACATCTACCTGAACAGACTTCTGAAATCTACCTAGAATTCAAGCTCAACCTAAGCAGTTTCTAAAATCATATTTCATAACTATCTTTGaaaccaaaatttcataacaatgcACTCACTAATGAAACTAATAAAGATCTGTAAGCCGACACAATTAGAGACAATGGAGTATCACGGCAACAAAATGTAGATCTATGAAGACATCAACTCAAGATAACCCAGAATTCAAGTTCAACCTAAGCAGTTACTATATCATATTTCATCACAATGCACTTTTGCAAACGATAAACATTAAGGCTTACCTAGCTGAGGCAGCGCTCTGTTCATGGAAATCAAAGGTATACACATGTCCCGTTGGAGCCACTACTAGTCTCGGATTCAAGAACCAAACAACCAGGAACTACTTCCAAGTACATAATCACAAAGCTAATATCCGCAATTTAAAGAATCTGAGTCCTATGACTTAGAACCAAAGTCCATAACTCCGGTGTCAGAGCCAATAGGTAAACGAATCCACCTTTGTTGCTGAAAATTATGGAACCAAATGGCTTCCCTATCcaatttgaatgtttaaatacACCGACACGATTTTGAAGAACCAAGTTCTCGCACACTTTAACAGCTTTCATAGTATCATGCCTCTCATTTACAATAATCAAATCTCCATCTCTAATGCAGCGATTGAACGATATCTTCATTGAGGAATCCATAAGCAATATCCTTAAAAAACGAAAAACACATTCAATTGAATTCACAGATGATGTTGGACTAATATGCAATTTTTGTACCAAAATTTACTCCACAAAACGAAAATATTTACCACATATCCAAAGTTCCATTAAAAATAAACTATCACCTAGAATACCAGGAAGACCAAaattcattaatatatatatgcatataaataggAAAAGGGCATCAACATTGTCAATGGAGGTACCCATTATATTTGCAGTTTCTAAAGGTCACTTTCTCAATACAGGAAAATTCTCAGGACATGTATCATTCTTGTGAATTCATGCCAGGCCAGCTCCACCAAATCTCTAAACTTGTATCTACAATAGGTATGCTGGAGAGGTACTCACATGCATCTCCGATTATGCACTTATCAGCCATCAAGTTGAATTTTTATCAGTACTGCCTTCTTGCTGTGCTTTAGAAGAATCTTCCTTTTCCTCCATGACCTGCTGGATACCTTCTTGAATACCTCAAACACGATTATGAAACAAAAACACAACACGATCATGATAcctttaaaacacaattataacaaAAACAAATCACGACCATAAACATCATGGAAAGTTGGAGAGAAATGGATGCCAAGGATGTAATATCAAACTAAATGAATTTTATAAGATCCAATACAAATTTGTCATCACAGgtttaaaagagagaaaaaaaactgATCATTTCATCATCCAATTTTAAACATTTGTGAAAGGTATAGGTTTTCTATCTGGCCATGATTCTATTTTCTCAAAGCACTTGACAGGTACCACCCCATCAAAACCCTCAGTCAATATCACTTTGTTGTCTGAAATGTAAAGCTTCATGCCTTCTGCAGTCATCAAGAAAACAAGCGAAGACAACTTAACCGTAGTTTGGCAATAACAGATCAATATATGTTCGGTCACGACTCTtaaagaaaagtgagaaagacATAACTTGCAGTTATTGCTTCGGTTCATAGAATCATCACTGGACTGAAACTTGAAAGAAGCAAGCATGCTTACCTTCCAAAGCTTTTCTAACATCAAGATAGATCAAAACGGTAACATCTCGTCCCATACTTGAAGAGGTTAAAAGATACAAATCATCATAAGCCCTTTACAGCATTTAGATTCACTAAAACTCAATTTATGCCGATTAGTGCTTGTCATTTTCCATTATCGCTTAAAATTCACGTTATATATCAGTATCTTAGTAATCCCCTTTCATAATCTTTACCATGAATCCTATGGTGAAATGCAGATAACAAGCATAATAACACCGCTAAGCAGTTTGACACGTATACAGAGCTAGCATAGTGAAAATAAAGAGTAAAATGAAGGAGTTcgtatgtcaaagtttaggggacCAGTAAAGAGAAATTTCATGATATCTCACCACTTATCACTTCACCATCAGTCAGCAAGCCACTTGAGAAGTGAACATGCAATCTTTTCATGCGCTTCAAACCCGACTCCAAAATTGATTCCAAATTCCTCTTATAGGTTCCATGTACGCAAACTATCATCTCAAGGAAAATCAAGAGGATTATGCAAAATAAAAGGCATAAAGGAAGTCCATAAATCTAAGAGACATGATGTTCTTACATTGCACTTCATCAGCTGAAAGGATTTGTTTCAATAATCTTTCAGACTCAACTGTCTGCCAACATGACATACAATATCTTCCTTAGAAGTGCATAGACATAAATAAAAATGCTCAAAACAACAGCTAAAAATAATCTAAGGTGAAAATTAAGAtaaagcatgaagaaattgataaatttttaagaaaGATTCATCACCATGACGGTGTGGCCTTGGTTTGCACGAATCAAAAGCTCCCAATTTTCCTCAAGAAGGCTAAAACGTTGCTTATTATCTTTTCTGACAGCCTACaatcaataaacataaaaatcatgaaattttttCTGGCTGCAAAATGAACATTTTCCTTCTCATGATTGTTTATACACCAACATTTTAGAGACCAAGAATCTAAATTACTACTGGTAACAGCTCAAAGATCGCTTATAAGTAAACAACAAATAGTTTTTAAAGAAgccattttcatcaaattaaaacattctatcaattctttttatttatttattttatatacgattaaattaattttactcattactgtttttttttttttggtttaatctCTTTTAGGACACGAACTCTGCGACATATGGTTACTGAACTAAATTTGAATATGCGAAGTGATGGTTATGTCAAAGTTGAAGATTTGCTGAAGCTGAATATGAGAGCATTTGCTAATATCCCTTTAAGGTCACAAACTGTTGATGATATCAAAGAGGTAGCATTTGTAACATCATTTTTTACCTTTGTTCACTGTTGAATCTTGAGAATCCTTTCCTATTTTGACTGAAATTTTCTATCATTCTGATTTAGTTTCATATTTATGCTGTTTATTTGATCAGTTGGTTATTATTAGGAATTTCTAAAAAGGAagacctaaatttaaaaaaatacatcgACTAtccaataattaataatatatatgtgcCATCGAAACAGTATAAGTTCCTTTGCAATTCCATCGAAAGAAGCTAAACATATGTCACAATAGCAACCAGTAGAAAATAACAAATCAACAAGACAAATGCTTAGAAATACAATGTAACAAACAGTGAACGGAAAAATGGAAATGAGTATCAGCAATATTGGTGTTGCATTTGGAATCCATAAGCAATATCCTTAAAATACGAAAAACACGTACAATTGAATACACAGATGATGCTGGACTAATATGCAATATCTGTACCAAAATTTACTCCACAAAACGAAAATATTTACCACATATCCAAAGTTCCATTAAGAACAAAATATTTACCTAGAATACCAGGAAGaccaaaattcatttatatatatacgtatataaatAGGAAAAGAGCATCACCATTGTCAATGGAGATACCCATTATATTTGTAGTTTCTAAAGGTCACTTTCTCAATACAGGAAAATTCTCAGGACAtgtatcattcttgtgatttcatGCCAACCCAGCTTCACCAAATCTCTAAACTTGGATCTACAATGGTATGCTGGAGTAGTACTCACATGCATCTCCGATTATGCACTTATCAGCCATCAAGTTGAATTTTTATCAGTACAGCCTTCTTGCTGTGCTTTAGAAGAATCTTCCTTTTCCTCCATGATCTGCTGGATACCTTCTTGATATCCTTCTAAGAAACTCTTGAGAGCATCTCTACATGCAGAAGCCGTTGTCACGTATAACCTCTGTAAAGCAGGCCTCAAAGTCTCCATCCCTCCTCTCGCAGCAATTGCTATTAAATCATTTCCATAGAAAACATCAAAACAATGTAAAATTCAACAAGATAAACTATAATATGAGAAAAATAAGCGAGAAAAAAGGGTGAGACGAGAGAATTTTGgcctaaaaaattttagttgaaacaGAGAAGCTGTACCAACAAGGTAAAAGATGACAGAATAAGTAGGAAATTATCATgagttaaaatttttctttctaaaatcaattaaagaaatatatattaagACGTTCAGAAAATAGAATGTTGGCAGATGGCACGTCATGCTATCATTCTTCCGGGTGATaccaaaaagaggaaaaaaaggcACCTAGGTAGCATAAGTTAACGGTATGATCGTCACTGTAATGGCTCTAGACAATGAAACCCAGATAACTAAGACTGCTAGGAGATAGACAGTAATTTAATATCTTCCTTAACAACTGAACCTTGGCCTGGTGAAGAAGGGATTCACCAAAAATATGCCAATGGAAGCGTAAAATCTAAGACTTGAACACAGGTGCCAACAACATAAAAGAACAAAATGCAGTCACGAATGACTCTAAGCAGCAAGgggaaaaagaaatcaaagaataaaTTCCATGCTACCTCCAGACAAGTTCTACTAAGAaaggaaattgaaatgaaaacctAACTGAACTCAAGCATTACGGGACTTTGTTCCTTGACCTCCATAAGATGTCTCAAGCACGAATCTAACGGTTTATTGCACATATAATAtgctgcatattttgcaagtcaTGCTATATACTTCTTGATTCATTCCAGACAACTTATACATCAGAACATTTCAAGATAAGAAACCACAAAGTAAAGTTCCTCACCAATATCCGCCAAGATCGAAGGTTCTGTCTCTGTACTCCTACTCTTATCTCCATTTTACCTTCAGTCCCATCATCCTTCTTATAATCGTTTGGTCTAAGATCAGGACCAATATCCCTTACCTAACTTCCAGCATAAAGCCTAGAGGCCTCCTTCAAAACCTAAAGGAGGATGACAGGTTTTTACTACTTACATACTAAAAATAAATGCCTCTTATTCCCTAATGCATAGGCAAATAATAGGTTCTTGAGCATCATTTGACATTCAATGGTTAAGTTAACGATCAAGTAAGCAGAATAGTACATAAAAGtcattttatcatttcaatatcCCAATGATCTAGTTTCCACCCTGATCACCAGCTAGCATCtgtgaaatttcaaatttccattatgcttctttaaaatttgttaaatggaacaaaagcaaaaaaaattatatatattataaaaaggaAGTGGCAAAATCATCATCTTGGAGTAGAAATTGCTAATAGTTAAAACGTAAAGTACTTCCAAACATAGGTTCTTGATTTAAAGTAAAAAACCAtgcattttttttcttccaaaaaaaGGCTTCAGAATTCTAAAATGTTTTGCTTACAGCAATAGCAACGacacaaaaagataaaaaaagagagGTCAATTTACAAACCAAGCTCACTATTTTACTATGATAGAGAAATGAAAGAGCCATGCTCTTTAAACTGGCAGTAATATCTAAACTACAATCTAGTACTAATATAGCTTCTCCATCACATAAACCAtcaaaaaaatacaattatataaAGGAAGGGGGGAAACCCAGAATCTAACAGCATTCATCATTAAAACCCAGaaataaataagcaaacaaaACTCTTACAGCGGAAGAGAAATTGGAAAAGAGAAGTACCAAGAAGCGCTCGTGCCAAGTCAATTTGCGGGGCTTTTTGATGTGGGGAGGATCACGCAATAAAGAAGGGAAAGCTATTTCTTTGAGATCGTATTGGACGTAGTCATACAACTTCCtgcacacaacttttaccttcaTCTTAGGCTGTTGTAAGAGATTCCCAATTTGATTAAGCTAATGAATTATCTCTGTTGTTCCACGGTTTTAATATTTAGGGGAAgcacttttttgtttttttttgttgtttatttatcTTGATGCAGCGTAAGTGCCTAGGGTTTGTTGCGTAAGGACAAGAAATGAAGGGAGAGAGAACAAAGAAAACGAAAGAGAGTAAtataccctaaaccctaaaacccaataATCTAAAACTTAAGCGATCCACAGCCCCAAACACTGAAAACcagttaaattatattaaataggCATAAAGTTGGGGAACTTTAAAAAGGCCTCGTTGAGATTCCAAGCAATGCATTTCACAAGGTTCATTAGTTTTCCCTATTCAAAAGTGTACTCCATTGATCATCGATGAAAGCCCACATGTCGGCTTTCGTTATTGAAGTTATCAACAAGGCCATAAAACATTACAATACACTATCATGAAATACCTATATCAACTATAACTTCTTTATTTAGCCTGGAGGCCAGTTCATTTGGCGCCCTCCAAGGAGGTGGACATGAATGTGATACACAGATTGACCTGCAATAAAACACAACGTACTATATGAATACCGTTCTAAGCTCCATTCCACTAGTCTACAAATAGAAATGGGTATTAAtgtttctcaattaaataaaatatacaagagaaagaatacaaacatcctTTAGGGCCATCATTGATCACAATCCTGAATCCATCTTCCAGCCCTTCCTGTTTTGCAACAAGCTTTGCAGTATAAAGAAGGCAGCCAAGGATTTCACAGTGCCTCTCCTCACAGCCTACAAAAGAGAACTCACAACCATAAAAATAGATCAAGGAATTATCAGCTTCATAttcctatttattttattttaatacgaTGATTAGGGCCTACAGTTGTATAACCAGCAAATATCACTCCTAGGTACCACTAGCATATACCTGGTCCAAAGAACAAATCTCATCCCCGCCACCCTTTGTGTTTACCACAGGCACAATAATATCCTCTTAACTAATTCTTATAATGGGAAATCCTAAAACAAAAAGGTTCTCTTTTTTCAGTTCAGTATTTGGCTAGATAGGAGGCTCTATTAAGCCAGACTCAATAGCCCGCTTCAGCCAGGTCAGATTTCCAGAGATAAATTGGAATTCTGGTTTGGCAAATGGGTGGGGTAACATACTAGTTTTATCAAATGACAAACACAAAACCCTCAAACAGAAAGAATAAGAACACAGGTAAACCAAGCTCCTCGTTCTACAACAAAGTTTCAGAAGCAGATTGGGAGAAATAAAAGCGCCCAAATTGTAGGTCACAACATAACTGCAATAAAATTACAACCTAGGTTACAAAATGAAAGGTGACAAAAGAAGGCACCTCAATCTTTCAGCAACAAAAGAAGCAAGCACATTTGTGGTCTAATCAATCACATATACAAGAAGCAATTACTGCAGTGGATGAAAACTTTGAAACCTGAGATTATTTGTTTTATGGTCTGACCGAAATTGTAATCTCCACAGTTAAGGTTAGAATATCTTTCACAAATCTCAAAATAAGTAGAAATCACAACTATGTATGGTGGAAGATTGCACCAAAGTTGCAGCAGACTTTTGTATTGTCACATTTCAGTAGGAATAATTATGCTTGTATATATTTTCTTCCAACTTTATTAGGCAATATGCATATTTCCTTACGGTCCGATGGCTATTGTTGGATACTCAAATATTGAGAATTAGAGTCAagccttttcttttcctcttttttttttttttggtgcccATTACCTTACAGAAAAGCACACCTAGATGCAGCAAGCATACGGGAGATAAAATAATCTGGCCTAAAGAGGATTTAAGGCACTTCTATTGTCTGATATTAAAGTGCTACATCCAATTTACATACGGATGCTTTTTGTTTAGGCAATTAGTATTCTGCTAAGCAAagatttaaa contains the following coding sequences:
- the LOC107904091 gene encoding tRNA (adenine(58)-N(1))-methyltransferase catalytic subunit TRMT61A-like, producing MDSSMKISFNRCIRDGDLIIVNERHDTMKAVKVCENLVLQNRVGVFKHSNWIGKPFGSIIFSNKGGFVYLLALTPELWTLFLVVWFLNPRLVVAPTGHVYTFDFHEQSAASARFDKIINKEIPATVVYEDDKLLVKVVLTKKEDSRIFHVQVRVRKNAIGFIIVNGKSQTYVATVRGPTSSVTDFRYIYFSLEAKQKGK
- the LOC121214886 gene encoding putative tRNA 2'-phosphotransferase, coding for MHAVRKDNKQRFSLLEENWELLIRANQGHTVMTVESERLLKQILSADEVQFCVHGTYKRNLESILESGLKRMKRLHVHFSSGLLTDGEVISGMGRDVTVLIYLDVRKALEEGMKLYISDNKVILTEGFDGVVPVKCFEKIESWPDRKPIPFTNV